cgctctaaccactaggctaccccccccccccaatacctttcagatataaagaacaggttactagtccaacgctctaaccactaggctaccctgcccccccaatacctttcagatataaagaacaggttactagtccaacgctctaaccactgggctaccctgcccccccccccaaaacatttcagatataaagaacaggttactagtccaacgctctaaccactaggctaccctgccccccccaatacctttcagatataaagaacaggttactagtccaacgctctaaccactaggctaccctgcccccccccccaatacctttcagatataaagaacaggttactagtccaacgctctaaccactaggctaccctgcccccccccccccaatacctttcagatataaagaacaggttactagtccaacgctctaaccactaggctaccctgccccccccccccaatacctttcagatataaagaacaggttactagtccaacgctctaaccactaggctaccctgccccccaatacctttcagatataaagaacaggttactagtccaacgctctaaccactgggctaccctgcccccccaatacctttcagatataaagaacaggttactagtccaacgctctaaccactaggctaccctgccccccccaatacctttcagatataaagaacaggttactagtccaacgctctaaccactgggctaccctgcccccccccaatacctttcatatataaagaacaggttactagtccaacgctctaaccactaggctaccctgccccccccaatacctttcagatataaagaacaggtaactagtccaacgctctaaccactaggataccctgccgccccaaatatagtgcactactttagaccaaagccctatagaaccctattccctatagtgcactactttagaccactggTGTGCCATGCCAGACTAATCCCCGGGTTCCACGCGCCAGACTAATCCCCGGGTTCCACGCGCCAGACTAATCCCCGGGTTCCACGCGCCAGACTAATCCCCCACAACCCATGTCTATCTGAACTCTGTAACGTCACACATCTCCATTAAAACACTCTGGCTCTGCCTGCCCAGTGACTGGGAGTTAAAATGCCTCATGACAATGAGATGCCAACAGGCCGACACCCACAGAAACAGGCCGACACCCACAGAAACAGGCCGACACCCACGTCAGTCAGAGGGGATGAATGTACAGGGTGTGGCGTGTTCACCCACTATTACTGCACCAGgaacacagagggagggagggggggggggtcacagggAGTTGGATGTTGCCTTTACACTCAGCTTTAAGGGAGGGGGTGGGTCACACCTTCACACTTAGCTACACAACTTTACGCAAATCAAGAATCAATTCAGCCCAAACAGGCCCTGGTCCCATCAACACTAGAAACAGCCATAGAACGTGtacctacgggccctggtctaaagtagtgcactatatatagggaatagggtgccacctaTGTAATTTCCTGTGTGAATTCAGTGGGTACTGCCGTCCCCTACGGAGAACCAGACAGTCCTCCGCCCCCCcctacagagaaccagacagtccccctacagagaaccagacagtccccctacagagaaccagacagtcctCCGCCCCCcctacagagaaccagacagtcctCCGCCCCCcctacagagaaccagacagtcctCCGCCCCCcctacagagaaccagacagtcctCCGCCCCcctacagagaaccagacagtcctCCGCCCCcctacagagaaccagacagtcctcccccctacagagaaccagacagtcctCCGCCCCcctacagagaaccagacagtcctccgccccctacagagaaccagacagtcctCCGCCCCcctacagagaaccagacagtcctccgccccctacagagaaccagacagtcctCCGCCCCcctacagagaaccagacagcccccctacagagaaccagacagtcctCCGCCCCCcctacagagaaccagacagtcctccgccccctacagagaaccagacagtcctccgccccctacagagaaccagacagtcctccgccccctacagagaaccagacagtcctccgccccctacagagaaccagacagtcctCCGCCCCcctacagagaaccagacagtcctccgccccctacagagaaccagacagtcctccgccccctacagagaaccagacagtcctCCGCCCCcctacagagaaccagacagtcctCCGCCCCCcctacagagaaccagacagtcctCCGCCCCCcctacagagaaccagacagtcctCCGAACCAGACCCcctacagagaaccagacagtcctccgccccctacagagaaccagacagtcctCCGCCCCccacagagaaccagacagtcctccgccccctacagagaaccagacagtccCCGCCCccacagagaaccagacagtcctCCGCCCCcctacagagaaccagacagtcctCCGCCCCcctacagagaaccagacagtcctccgccccctacagagaaccagacagtcctccgccccctacagagaaccagacagtcctccgccccctacagagaaccagacagtcctccgccccctacagagaaccagacagtcctCCGCCCCcctacagagaaccagacagtcctCCGCCCCcctacagagaaccagacagtcctCCGCCCCccacagagaaccagacagtcctCCGCCCCccacagagaaccagacagtccCCGCCCcctacagagaaccagacagtccCCGCCCCcctacagagaaccagacagtcctCCGCCGTCACGGTAACTTACGTATTTCTCGATCTCGATGCCGTCTTTGAAGAAAACGAAGAAGGGCGTGACTCCGTCCTCGCGGTAGTCCAGCAGGCCAATGGCGCCGTCACAGTTCATGGACTCGCCGGTGAAGAACTGGAGAAGAGGAGCAGGTCACGTGATCAAGAGGACGGACAAGGAGACACTGTTCAGTCATCGTGTCATACAACGAGGAAGAGATGCCCTCTTTTGGaacaaaccacacacacgcacacacacgatacAAATGCCAAAGTGTGAGCCAGAGACTTGACAACGCCAGATGTTAGTTTCATAGGGCACAGCCTCTAAAGGTGTCCTGGGATCATCACTGTCCGTTCCAGCGGCCATTTTAACCAAACCCTCATTCATCCAATATGAAACAGTGTGTTCATTTTAACCAGCCCTCATTCATCCAATATGAAACAGTGTGTTCATTTTAACCAGCCCTCATTCATCCAATATGAAACAGTGTGTTCATTTTAACCAAACCCTCATTCATCCAATATGAAACAGTGTGTCCGTTTTAACCAGCCCTCATTCATCCAATATGAAACAGTGTGTTCATTTTAACCAGCCCTCATTCATCCAATATGAAACAGTGTGTTCATTTTAACCAGCCCTCATTCATCCAATATGAAACAGTGTTCATAACGAACATGTCCATTTCCACACAGCACCGGCCATTTGGGACATcccaaatgcccccccccccccccccccattttccccatatagtgcactatatatggacattggagaggggaaagggggggggaTTCTCTCACCTGGTATTTATCGAGGTTCCCCAGGATCATCTTAACAGCTGCTGGAGCGCCTGCCATGAAGGCCTGTACCCTCTTAGAGCCCTGCTCCTCCAGCTTGGCCTTGACCCTGGGGGGGGGACAACTGTGTTACATTCCCCATCAGGCTGCCTGATACTTCCAGAAAACAGATCCCTGCTTGTGCACTTGTTTGTTTCATTACCCATATTTTATCTGGGTAAGTTGACCGAAAACACATTCTCATTGACAGCAACGACCCGGGGAACGGTAACTGGGGAGATTGGAAATGGACTGAACCACATCGACTGGTTTAACAataaaagttaaaaaaaaaaaaaaaaaacagtatttAGACTGGACTGAACCATGTCGACTGGTTTAACAGGTATTTAGACTGGACCGAACCATGTCGACTCCCTGTGGATTAACAGGTATTTACACCCCTCTAGACTGGACTGAACCATGTCGACTCCCTGTGGTTTAACAGGTATTTAGACTGGACCGAACCATGTCGACTCCCTGTGGTTTAACAGGTATTTACACCCCTCTAGACTGGACCGAACCATGTCGACTCCATGTGGGTTAACAGGTATTTAGACTGGACCGAACCATGTCGACTCCCTGTGGTTTACCCTCCCCTATCCGATGAGTCATAGCAGGCCGTACAGAAAGTCCAGGGACAATATGATGTCATGTGTGTATCAGTTACCAAAACCCCTGGGTGTCACCAGAGAGAAGTTGGCTTGTCAACATGCATTTTAAAATCGACCTGACAGTTGAGTCTTGTGATATTTAAACGGAAAATATCACTCTCGTCCCGTTACTGGTGTTGGGCCAGTAagtgaaaggttgctggatcgaatccccagagttgacaaggtaaaaacattttattttaaatgtcattctacacctgaacaaggcagagaAACCCACAGTTCCCCGATAGGCCGTAGTTGTAAATAAgaaatgtttaataaaaaaaacaaacatgtggtAGATGAGGTGCCAGAGACACTTACGCCTTCATATAGCCCTTGATGTAGCTCTGGTAAGCCTTCTTGTTGTATGCCGAGGTCTCCTGCAGTTTGCTGTTGAGCACAATGTCGACGCCACTGACCGTGGACGCTTCACTACCCTCATCGCCGCCCTCTGCAGAGGCGTTGGCACCGATTAACGCACCGTCGACGTCCTCCGATCTGGAAGTGAGCTGGAAGGAGGAGATCCTGGTGAGGCTAGCAGGCTAAACGTTACAACGGTATCAACACGTCACCTTAGCTAACTAGCAGATCCGTCGACCAAAGCCGAAATTATGTTATCATAACCCTCCTGTATTTTGATGTGAGTGAAATAAATGGAATAGCTAGCCAAGTATGCTAACAGCGAAGGAAGATTACCGTTTTTCAAATACAGTTAAGTAACTTAGTGGACGTGATTAACGTACCTTTCCCTGTACCTCGTACAGCATACCGTCGCAGACCTCCGTGATTTTGTAGACCTCGGTGAATAGCTCATCTCCTGAAACACATCATTATTAACCAACGCATACCCAAACGTGGGAGTTGACACGGTAGATAGCCTACTAGTTGACACAATAGCTAACTAAATCAGCTGTTTACAATAGAAAACAGCGCATTTAGTACAACTTGTTCCCAAGTTAGCCAAACGCCGGTAGGCCTCGCTAACTAGCAGGGAAATGCTAACTCCGGTAAGCCTAAACACAGTCTATCGGTTTACTCCGTTATACAGTACATATAAAATGTACAAATTGGATCAATCCCGGTACAGAATACCATGGAGGAACTACGACGAAGTTTGTAATTTTTAAAGTAATTTCCACATCGTTGGCACAAAGGGCAGTCGAGACTTCCGGTAggcccaaaaaaaaaaaaaaacactacaaaTGCAGAccaacaaaaaaatatttaaaaga
This sequence is a window from Oncorhynchus masou masou isolate Uvic2021 unplaced genomic scaffold, UVic_Omas_1.1 unplaced_scaffold_2348, whole genome shotgun sequence. Protein-coding genes within it:
- the LOC135533377 gene encoding translationally-controlled tumor protein homolog yields the protein MIIYKDIITGDELFTEVYKITEVCDGMLYEVQGKLTSRSEDVDGALIGANASAEGGDEGSEASTVSGVDIVLNSKLQETSAYNKKAYQSYIKGYMKAVKAKLEEQGSKRVQAFMAGAPAAVKMILGNLDKYQFFTGESMNCDGAIGLLDYREDGVTPFFVFFKDGIEIEKY